From the Cydia amplana chromosome 8, ilCydAmpl1.1, whole genome shotgun sequence genome, the window TACTGTCCCACAAAACACAGtgtatttttaaaatcagcTTGAATTAAGtggtataaaattatatctgaATAATATTTCCATTGACAGTATATCAGTACAGAATATTTTCTCACCAATTTACCTTCTCTATTACAGAAACATTAGTTGTGGTGCTGGATGAAGACAATTCCAACATCCTCAACGCTTTAGAAAGGTGCCCGCTAAAGATCAAATATGAACTCATAGTAATACCGTCAGATGACGACTGGGGCACAGCGGACACCCTTAAACACATCAGCAGTAGAGTCGTCACAGACCTCTTGGTTATCTCTGGAGATCTCATCACCAATATAAATCTCAATGAAGTGCTAAACCTGTACAGGAAGCACGATGCAGCACTCGCAGCACTATATTTCAACAATGGTCCTGAAGAGTGGATTGAACTGCCGGGTCCTAAAACCAAGGCTAAGCCTGACAGAGACCTGGTTTGCATAGATAAAGAAACCCAGAGGCTGGTTTTTGTAGCCAGTGCAAGTGACTTTGAAGATAATGTCACCTTACCGAGACTcatcataaaaaaattcaattcaGTAAGCATGTACAGCAGGCTGCTAGATGCTCATGTCTATGTGATGAAGCACTGGGTGGTGAATTACTTAGTGGAGGCTAATAAGTTTATTTCGCTAAAGGGGGAATTGGTGCCACACATTGTTAAGAAACAACTGAGCAAGCCAAAAAATCCATCGGATAAAAAGGGATTTTCTGAGAAAAACCTTGATATTTCTAAGGATATATTCGACTATGCAGTGGAGCATGGCTATGAGAGCCAGATCCGAGAGATGTCCCATTACAATGACCATGAGCTCGGAACGAAAGGGGTGTATTATAATGACTTACTTAGATGCTACGCACATATTGCAGAGAAGAACACTTATGGTATTCGTGTTAACACACTTTCagctttttatttatcaaacagTAAGGTAtgtgcattattatttttaagctatTATATCTTAATTGCATGTAGCCCAATTATTTAAATCTGGTTTCACTGACTAcaagtaataaatataataaattaaccaataaaatattataggaaTATCAATACTATAATACACAATTCTACCTAGTCCTTAAGTTAATTAAAAGTTGTGTTTTGGGAACTAAGCAATGATTTATGCACAATAGATAGTTAAGGATCTTGGGAACAAATATAAATGCTCATCATATATTTAAATGGCCTTATCAGGATTCAAAATTCATACCCAGGACAAATAATTAATTGCAAGCAAACTCACTACAAAGGGATTATGCCTTTATAAGGCAGAGGGAACATGTATTTCCAAAAatgattttgaactttgtttCAAACTGATAtggttcaattttgcataatttttgacacttgtatgcaTTATAAATGCTTAAACTAAATAACTAAAACAGTATGACAAACAGATGTAGCTAAGTTAGTGTTTCTTTCATTTCAGATACTCTCAAAATGGGAGGAGCTGACTGGTTCTCCATTAACAGAAAGATTCTATCCAACTAGCGAAGTTAAAACGAGGCAGATAGATGAAACCTCCATAGTCGGAGACAAGAGTGTTGTCAGTGAGAAGACTTCAATCAAAAACACCATTATTGGTGCCAACTGTACCATTGATAACAAAGTTAGATTGACTAACTGTATATTGATGAATAATGTTGTAATTAAAGAAGGGTGAGTAGAATAGAGTACACAttcttaacctgtcgaatcccacgatatgacgtcaccataagcgttctggctcatatataagccgtgggagctgacagatttaATAGAAGAAGATAATTTAACCTTTCATGTTATCACATTCACCGCCAGAAACCTGGCGGGCGCTCAgtccgtagtcgcttttcgctacatacgggttttcacattttatcggctacgctcgtagcgcgtcgCACTCGCTGGCATTGAATGTGTTAAAGGAAATATTTGTGTCACTTATACACAAAAGACTACTAAGCCAATACGGTATTTGCCTgtataaagcaccagaagattaatagagaaccgtagacagcagttattttcagACACAATTTCTACTTTAAAACCTTTATCAAACtacaaagagtaggtaatttgattgtgagaTTCACATGTTAGTATTTCATagaaattccatagtagcaaaatcgttttgacagttcgtaaaaagaaattgattagtagtcaaataccctattcgagTTATTTTTTCTAGTTGCGTCCTCCAAGACTGCGTAGTGTACACTGGCGCCAACGTGGAGCCTGGGTGCAACCTCACCTACTGCCTCGTCGGCCCACACCACACTGTACCCGAGTCCACCACCAGTAACCACCAGATCCTTACCGAAACTACTGATAATATGATAACGCTTGGGTAGATTTATTTGGAAATACATTTGTTATATTGTAACTGTTTTTTGTACACCGGCGTTGAACAAACTCACGGCagagggcggacacgccatacatcaaaaatcatttgcgtttatgtttgcacggcacgtctgtacacgcgtcattgtgtatgtgtggataagtcgctttactgagaggacgccagaagtcctccagattcatgtcgcggggcgaggtaatgcgagtcggggcggggcggtgcgtggccgttctgtatgataatagtattacttattctgtgctcacGGTCCACTTTCGTTCCATAGGGGCTATGAACGCCTGTAACTCGTACCCGATATTGATGATACTATAACAAGCTCGGCTATTAGCAATCTGACCGACTAGCATAAATTGCGCTCTCGCgcacttgaagtcgcgctagataaAGTGAGTCGCGCGCGCAaaggcaactcatgctagcaggtctggGGTCTAGTAAACAAATATGCATAGTTTTGACTTGTGTTGCCATTTTAATTGCTCAGGCGCTTTAGATATAGCCTACAACGATTAAAAGCAAACAATGTACATAACTACATATTACTAGACAACATTTTTCACACGCTTAAATTAAAGATGATGTAAATGAGGATAGCCATTTTCACTttaattgtacaaaatgaaatccTAGTCATAATAACATAACAACACAAAGGATAGAGAGATTTTTTATTGCCCATAGCAATATTTTATCGCAAATTGTTTCACAGAATTGATGAGAAATTAGGTACGTTTTTATGCAGCTTGAGAATCTCTTTATCGTTGGAGTTATTGGCCTCTAcagtctaaagtctatttttttattcggtagactaaaatgacatttcatagtataaagatcatgtgtcatctcatactatgaactgtcattttagtctaccgaataaaaaaatagactttacacacGTCACTGATAATTGCCGATTAGCGGTACATATTGCGGGTACGGAATGCTCCCgatactgagtttgtatggcgagaaccgggaattcccggttccggtataggtactgtatttgtatagaaaaccagtatcATGGTACTGGTATGGCACACCCTAATTGCAGCATCATCAGCATTGGAAATTAGGTCTAATATTGCCTCTTCATTTATAATAACAATGGACTAGTACCTACCTGTACTCGCACTACCTAATCCTTACATTCTAAAATGGATTACAGTGTCTCATCTTGACTCACTATTCCGTGACCTAAAAGTAAATACGTTTTTGTGCAGTAACAATCAGTCTTAGGCTACATATCATAAAGTCTAAACTTCCTAATCACTTTTAAAAGCGCTTGCTACCTTTCCATTCCCAGCTCCTGATTTATTATCATAAGACACGACCATCAACAAGGAAGTGTGATGACCCTAATCGGGAGCGCTTCGTTTCCCCAATGCTGTGCAAGGCGTAATGCACTTTCAATGGATTAAAATGCACGTGACAACCCTATTGCGTGAGTTCCTGTGTACACATCACTAATACTTTATCGAACATAGCCCTTTTAGGGATGTTGGAGTTGCGCTGTTTATTTTAGACTTCGAAGTTTACACTCTCATTTAAATCTACATGCTGAAATAATATGAGTTATATCCGGTCAAACAAGTTTATCAGTAGCAAAAGGCGCGTAATTCCAATTTTCTGTGACAATTAGCCTTCGCGACTACTTTTtataaatttgccgcttttttctagtgacagaaatggcttgacagaatATATACAGAATGtataagtatagctggtcaaccaaatcttgtcagtaaaaaaaggcgccaaattcaaattttctatgggacgatatcccttcgcgcctacatttttcaaatttgccgcctttttctactgtcaagatctggttgaccaagtataagtatcTTTGTCCGATATTAGTTGTTGTTGCTAAAAAATGTAACGAGAATTAGAGAAAGTATCTTCCGATAttcttttatttaggtattcttAAAGCCATTAAATTACACTCTGAAATAGGCAGGATTAtaatagttattataaaaagCTCAGACACGAAACCATTTCGACAGCAGTTTTCATAATTTAACTACCGCAAACTGTTACCTAATTGCATTGTGTTGGTAACCGAACGCTTCCTGACGCGGTTTTATAGAAGCCTAAACAGTGAGAATCCTCGCTTTCGTTTGCGGTTGTGGGCCCTAAATATTTCGCAAGGGTAGAACTTTTTTTGGTCATTTTTGTGCCCAACAATTTTGAGGTGTTCAACCTTCAGGAATAACACAACACTTGCTTATTCTGACTTTACCTAGCGCtctatacctacatagtatgTTGGATTGTGTACTCTACATCAAGCATACAAGTAGGTAAGCAATATCAAAGCGACCAAGGCATGCAATTATTGGAAATACGTTTAAAACAGCTCACGATTGATACTCACACGAACTTGTGTGGCATGGCttacataatttgtttgtttatttttgtcctaGCCGTATATTGCAGAACCTTAGCAATTCGAATGCCGAATGTTATGCGAACCAGTCCAAAGATCCGAAACAAATAACTGAAATATAACTATTCGCAATCGGAGAGCGATGTGACATTGTGTCATGTAATGTACAACCAACG encodes:
- the LOC134650219 gene encoding translation initiation factor eIF2B subunit gamma, with amino-acid sequence MHKNPEFQAVVLAAGRGSRLPDVGGSVSKCLLPVGPYPVLWYSLHLLEKMGFQETLVVVLDEDNSNILNALERCPLKIKYELIVIPSDDDWGTADTLKHISSRVVTDLLVISGDLITNINLNEVLNLYRKHDAALAALYFNNGPEEWIELPGPKTKAKPDRDLVCIDKETQRLVFVASASDFEDNVTLPRLIIKKFNSVSMYSRLLDAHVYVMKHWVVNYLVEANKFISLKGELVPHIVKKQLSKPKNPSDKKGFSEKNLDISKDIFDYAVEHGYESQIREMSHYNDHELGTKGVYYNDLLRCYAHIAEKNTYGIRVNTLSAFYLSNSKILSKWEELTGSPLTERFYPTSEVKTRQIDETSIVGDKSVVSEKTSIKNTIIGANCTIDNKVRLTNCILMNNVVIKEGCVLQDCVVYTGANVEPGCNLTYCLVGPHHTVPESTTSNHQILTETTDNMITLG